The following proteins are co-located in the Peptococcaceae bacterium 1198_IL3148 genome:
- a CDS encoding YkgJ family cysteine cluster protein yields MLPTIELYNALRVAEQNNLFTELQKTYDQLPKTSCKNCASCCNWGSPPAFFIEYLNMYKYVRDNLKDYWSEFLTRSAEYFYLELVDQNQTCPFIGQDNKCMIYEVRPLTCRFYGLVSKKEFEIGDRNRGLNLLAQKLWDDYQIKVPEEIANGVLPWCGNVRNQTRKRIKKDTLAGVASQVGKLDARFFPEQLVDSEGTMLPYPVHLMNTVLGDGSRARKLKIMKEFADQGTKELLAPIVTKASSYEF; encoded by the coding sequence ATGCTACCTACAATAGAACTTTACAACGCCCTCAGAGTAGCTGAACAAAACAATTTATTTACCGAATTGCAAAAAACATACGATCAACTGCCTAAAACCTCTTGTAAAAATTGTGCCTCCTGTTGTAATTGGGGCAGTCCACCGGCCTTTTTCATAGAATATTTAAATATGTACAAATATGTTCGGGACAATTTAAAAGATTATTGGTCAGAATTTTTAACCCGCTCTGCAGAATATTTTTATTTAGAACTGGTAGACCAAAATCAAACATGCCCCTTTATTGGACAAGACAATAAATGCATGATATATGAGGTGCGTCCTTTAACCTGCCGTTTTTACGGTTTAGTAAGCAAAAAAGAATTTGAAATAGGCGACCGCAACCGTGGCTTAAATCTTCTGGCCCAAAAACTGTGGGACGATTATCAAATTAAGGTCCCGGAAGAAATTGCCAATGGAGTTTTGCCATGGTGCGGTAACGTACGAAACCAAACCAGAAAACGAATTAAAAAGGACACCTTGGCAGGTGTTGCCAGCCAAGTGGGTAAGCTTGACGCTAGATTTTTTCCAGAACAATTAGTTGATAGTGAAGGCACCATGTTGCCCTATCCCGTTCACTTGATGAATACCGTTTTGGGCGATGGTTCAAGGGCACGGAAGCTAAAAATTATGAAAGAATTTGCCGATCAAGGCACTAAAGAACTGTTGGCCCCAATAGTGACCAAAGCCAGCAGTTACGAATTTTAA
- a CDS encoding Na/Pi cotransporter family protein, which produces MWGNIALNLVGGMGLLLYGMYIMSEGLQKIAGLKLRTVLSTLTQNRLVGLLIGAIVTIIFQSSTATTVILVGLTSASIISLRQTLPVILGSDIGTTVTAQLIALKVTEIALPIVGIGATIIFFCKREKYKRIGQVLIGFGLLFLGLKIMSDTMYPLRDDPFFKDMLMQMSNWPLLAMVLAAIFTFLMHSSAATIGIIMVLAMQGLVSIHSAVYLLFGANIGTSFTAVLSSLGSTREAQRVALAHFMFKFAGVLLFLPFVSLFADLVTWITPNSPGFQVANVHTIFNISVALIFLPFTAKFAKLLEFIVPEKQTTSQEIRPKYLDESLITTPSIAIGMAQKEIMRITDLVTDMVMRCDNLFKQYTETLAEEVLDKEDKVDMLSEATNVYLTKLMRQPLSKEEFNQCMGFVNIVKDYEHIGDVIEKNIIYLAESKHANNSEFSPDGHREITVMLHKLIEMLQVVNTAIVTNNCYLTERAKELHEEIVDMEFRFRMSHFARMQMGGKESENTSSIFLDLINSYLRIADHLNNVTISLADEVSCTWQDEVELIYGPNSCPVKQPED; this is translated from the coding sequence ATGTGGGGAAATATTGCCCTTAACTTGGTTGGCGGCATGGGCCTGTTGCTCTATGGTATGTACATTATGAGTGAAGGCCTACAAAAAATAGCAGGACTAAAACTGCGGACAGTATTAAGCACATTAACTCAAAACAGGTTAGTTGGTTTATTAATTGGTGCCATTGTGACTATTATATTTCAAAGTAGTACAGCAACCACTGTTATTTTAGTGGGTTTGACCAGTGCTTCTATTATTTCATTGCGACAAACATTACCAGTGATTCTTGGCTCAGATATCGGCACTACGGTAACAGCCCAGTTAATTGCGTTAAAGGTGACGGAGATTGCCTTGCCCATTGTTGGTATTGGTGCAACCATAATTTTCTTTTGTAAACGGGAAAAGTACAAAAGAATTGGTCAGGTATTAATTGGCTTTGGTTTGTTGTTTTTAGGTCTGAAAATTATGTCAGATACAATGTACCCGCTACGGGATGATCCTTTCTTTAAAGATATGTTAATGCAAATGAGTAATTGGCCACTGTTGGCAATGGTGCTGGCAGCTATTTTTACCTTTTTAATGCACAGCAGCGCCGCCACCATTGGTATCATTATGGTTTTGGCCATGCAGGGTTTAGTGTCGATACACTCAGCAGTTTATCTATTGTTTGGTGCCAATATCGGTACATCTTTTACTGCAGTACTCTCCAGCTTAGGCTCTACCAGAGAAGCCCAGCGGGTGGCTTTGGCCCACTTTATGTTTAAATTTGCCGGTGTATTGTTATTTTTACCCTTTGTGAGCTTATTTGCAGATTTGGTTACATGGATTACCCCTAATTCTCCGGGCTTTCAAGTGGCCAACGTGCACACAATTTTTAATATCAGTGTGGCGCTGATCTTTTTACCGTTCACTGCCAAATTTGCTAAGTTGCTGGAGTTTATTGTGCCAGAAAAACAAACAACTTCCCAGGAAATCAGGCCAAAGTACTTGGATGAGTCATTAATAACAACTCCATCAATAGCCATTGGTATGGCCCAGAAAGAAATAATGCGCATCACCGATCTAGTTACGGATATGGTAATGCGGTGTGACAATTTATTTAAGCAGTATACCGAAACCTTAGCCGAAGAGGTGTTAGATAAAGAGGACAAGGTAGATATGTTATCTGAGGCCACCAATGTTTATCTTACAAAATTAATGCGTCAACCGCTATCTAAAGAAGAATTTAACCAATGTATGGGTTTTGTCAACATTGTTAAAGATTACGAGCATATTGGTGATGTGATTGAGAAAAACATTATTTACTTGGCTGAAAGCAAGCATGCAAACAATAGCGAATTCTCACCGGATGGTCATCGCGAGATCACCGTCATGTTGCATAAATTGATTGAGATGTTACAGGTGGTAAATACAGCCATTGTTACTAACAATTGTTACTTAACAGAGCGGGCTAAAGAGCTGCACGAGGAAATTGTGGACATGGAATTTAGATTTAGAATGAGCCACTTTGCCAGGATGCAAATGGGTGGTAAAGAGAGTGAAAACACCAGCTCGATTTTTCTAGATTTAATTAACTCTTACCTAAGGATTGCTGATCACTTAAACAATGTAACCATTTCCCTTGCCGATGAAGTATCTTGTACTTGGCAAGATGAGGTAGAACTTATCTATGGTCCCAACAGTTGTCCAGTTAAACAACCTGAAGATTAA
- a CDS encoding PsbP-related protein, with product MIKRYSSVCLLILLLGGFLWYYHSHSALTTTAYYNLSFTNQEQYSDHMVEFTYPANWQLEQQRVDGDEILHHVSYRELNKQVMGYVQVWAAIKPLPQFLQESRHSPADTTDYIDFSMKQLKDNQYQGYLLAYQRDGVQNSFVAREYFFEHNQRIYRISLFVAKDAWGDYYQQVFDQMITSFKIY from the coding sequence TTGATAAAAAGGTATAGTAGCGTATGCTTATTAATTTTGTTACTGGGTGGATTCCTTTGGTACTATCATTCACATAGCGCTTTAACAACCACAGCATACTATAATCTTTCCTTTACAAACCAAGAGCAATACAGTGATCACATGGTGGAGTTTACTTATCCTGCCAACTGGCAACTGGAACAGCAAAGGGTTGACGGGGATGAAATTTTGCATCATGTCAGTTATCGTGAACTTAATAAGCAGGTGATGGGGTATGTACAGGTATGGGCGGCAATAAAACCGCTGCCGCAATTTTTGCAAGAGAGTCGCCATAGCCCTGCTGACACCACAGACTACATTGATTTTTCAATGAAACAGTTAAAGGACAACCAATATCAAGGCTATTTGCTAGCTTACCAAAGAGATGGGGTGCAAAATAGTTTTGTGGCCCGCGAGTATTTTTTTGAGCATAACCAGCGAATTTATCGAATCAGTTTATTTGTGGCTAAAGATGCTTGGGGCGATTATTATCAACAGGTATTTGATCAAATGATTACATCTTTTAAAATCTATTAA
- a CDS encoding S-layer homology domain-containing protein yields the protein MIKRKKWLPIIILASLVLLTSISSAWASEPKFNDITENHWARQSIEEMNAAGVIGGYPDGSFKPNDSISRLHTIFMLVRVKNLESKVNSYDLSSCNYTFPPEITDETQKKHLAVAVDEGWLLADGLKVFGPKANATRQEVASLVAIAFNIRGNESKLPFTDKNEITPGLLSYIAGVYEKGIMTGRTATTFDPQSPVKRSELAAVFSRMVDQGIANPNPNKKIEGYITDVETNYKQIIVRKGNGGLTYTYPLNDDTPVYKGDAIASLSDIKTTDPVRIYLDNNNKVTYIKTISNIVNSGNNIPAPSTGSNDQTNDNKVSEVVGYVKDLTTNQIEIKTLDGKTKKYELSNDISLLKITKDDFVTLKLKGNVVTKYEVMEDISTYTGTIIDIDDDEITVARSISTDKDFDVDEDTIKVVDEDDDAIDYDDLKIGYTVEVTYTDKDALKIKLLSEKIGAITGTIYKLSNNKKDEDDWELEILNVYGDRVEYEVDEDVDVYDEDGKRMEFYELDQSDRDEVILYLDKKERVEKILLAKVKEGIIDDLDDDEIKVDRDYYDLDIDIDQYIIGSKVKVYIHDGEVMAIEVIEDYDGIEVPGEIYSIDDDDLEITIKQASGNKFTFDVDKKVNIDDEEDDDDLDFDDLKKGWDVILELEDGVVEDIIVTNK from the coding sequence ATGATTAAAAGAAAAAAATGGTTACCGATAATAATTTTAGCATCGTTGGTGTTGCTGACTAGTATCAGCTCCGCTTGGGCATCAGAACCAAAATTTAACGATATAACTGAAAATCATTGGGCACGGCAAAGCATCGAAGAAATGAATGCGGCAGGGGTTATTGGTGGTTATCCAGATGGCTCCTTTAAACCAAATGACTCCATCTCGCGCTTGCATACAATTTTTATGTTGGTAAGGGTTAAGAACTTGGAAAGTAAAGTGAACTCCTATGACTTAAGTTCCTGCAACTATACATTTCCACCGGAAATCACCGATGAAACACAGAAAAAGCATTTAGCTGTGGCAGTGGATGAAGGTTGGTTATTGGCCGATGGTTTAAAGGTTTTTGGACCGAAAGCAAATGCCACCCGGCAGGAAGTGGCCAGTTTAGTAGCCATTGCATTTAATATCAGAGGCAATGAAAGCAAATTACCCTTTACCGATAAAAATGAAATTACACCGGGTTTGTTAAGCTATATTGCCGGTGTTTATGAAAAAGGCATTATGACTGGCAGAACTGCAACCACCTTTGACCCACAATCACCGGTAAAACGTTCAGAGTTGGCTGCGGTATTTAGCAGAATGGTTGATCAAGGTATAGCCAACCCAAATCCCAATAAAAAAATTGAAGGGTACATTACCGATGTGGAGACCAATTATAAGCAAATTATCGTCCGCAAAGGGAACGGTGGCTTAACCTATACCTATCCACTTAATGACGATACACCGGTTTATAAAGGTGATGCCATTGCATCGCTTTCAGATATAAAAACAACTGATCCGGTGCGGATTTATCTAGACAACAACAACAAAGTCACTTACATTAAAACCATCAGCAACATAGTTAACAGTGGCAATAATATCCCTGCCCCTAGCACCGGTAGTAACGATCAAACAAATGATAATAAAGTTTCAGAGGTGGTGGGCTATGTTAAGGACTTAACCACCAATCAAATTGAAATCAAAACTTTAGACGGCAAAACTAAAAAGTATGAGTTATCAAATGACATTTCGTTATTGAAAATAACTAAAGACGATTTTGTAACCTTAAAATTAAAAGGTAACGTGGTAACAAAATATGAAGTTATGGAAGATATCAGTACCTATACTGGCACAATTATTGACATAGATGATGATGAAATTACCGTGGCCAGAAGCATTTCAACAGATAAAGACTTTGACGTAGATGAAGATACCATTAAAGTGGTAGACGAAGACGACGATGCCATTGATTATGATGATTTAAAAATAGGTTATACCGTTGAAGTAACCTATACCGACAAAGATGCACTTAAAATTAAATTACTAAGTGAAAAAATCGGTGCCATCACCGGCACCATTTACAAATTGTCCAACAACAAAAAAGATGAAGATGACTGGGAGCTGGAAATACTAAATGTTTACGGTGACCGGGTTGAATATGAAGTTGATGAAGATGTGGACGTATATGATGAAGATGGCAAGAGAATGGAATTTTACGAATTAGACCAAAGTGATCGCGACGAGGTTATACTTTACCTTGATAAAAAAGAGCGAGTAGAAAAAATACTACTGGCGAAAGTTAAAGAAGGCATTATAGACGACTTGGATGACGATGAGATTAAAGTGGATCGTGATTACTACGATTTGGACATCGACATTGACCAATATATCATTGGTAGTAAAGTTAAGGTATATATACATGATGGTGAAGTTATGGCCATCGAAGTGATCGAGGATTATGACGGCATTGAAGTTCCGGGTGAAATTTACAGCATCGACGATGACGATTTAGAAATTACCATCAAACAAGCCAGTGGTAACAAGTTTACCTTTGACGTAGATAAAAAGGTAAACATCGATGATGAAGAAGACGATGACGATTTAGATTTCGATGACCTTAAAAAGGGATGGGATGTGATTCTGGAACTGGAAGATGGTGTAGTTGAAGACATCATTGTAACCAATAAATAA